A single region of the Brachypodium distachyon strain Bd21 chromosome 3, Brachypodium_distachyon_v3.0, whole genome shotgun sequence genome encodes:
- the LOC112271699 gene encoding splicing factor, proline- and glutamine-rich-like, translated as MQPGGYHPRANTAPPPSGAGFRNGNSSNNNAPPYRPPQEQMMTTRQREEVLLAAGRLAAEYLVSKGELPPQVLHNRPPAPRPFHERPVAPRPQHNNQPPLPLPFQEEERPLAKQHFQPRPPSFQRPFAPRPFQQHRPIAKAKRPSPFFFQGRPPAFHPRAPAAGPYRPFQHGRPPFTSGARSGPGSVTQRQGDGNDAPAGYGSNVQQVPQSGATAQSPQMINQPNQNQG; from the coding sequence ATGCAGCCCGGAGGCTACCACCCTCGTGCCAACACGGCCCCGCCACCGTCCGGCGCCGGGTTCCGCAACGggaacagcagcaacaacaatgcTCCGCCCTACCGCCCGCCGCAGGAGCAGATGATGACGACGCGGCAAAGGGAAGAGGTGCTTCTGGCGgccggccgcctcgccgcggAGTATCTGGTGTCCAAAGGCGAGCTGCCCCCGCAAGTTTTGCATaaccggccgccggcgccgcgcccgTTCCATGAACGGCCTGTAGCACCCCGTCCGCAGCATAATAACCAGCCGCCGTTGCCCCTCCCGTTCCAGGAGGAGGAACGCCCGCTCGCGAAGCAGCACTTCCAGCCCCGGCCTCCGTCGTTCCAGCGTCCGTTCGCTCCCCGCCCGTTTCAACAACACCGGCCAATCGCGAAGGCGAAGCGTCCCAGCCCGTTCTTCTTCCAGGGACGCCCGCCCGCGTTCCATCCGCGCGCCCCCGCGGCAGGACCGTATCGACCGTTCCAACACGGACGTCCGCCGTTTACATCTGGCGCGCGCAGTGGCCCCGGGAGCGTGACGCAACGCCAGGGCGATGGGAACGATGCGCCGGCGGGATATGGGAGCAACGTGCAACAGGTGCCGCAGTCGGGTGCCACGGCTCAAAGCCCTCAGATGATAAACCAGCCGAACCAGAACCAAGGCTAA